One Micavibrio aeruginosavorus ARL-13 genomic window carries:
- the yidD gene encoding membrane protein insertion efficiency factor YidD: MKRVMIALIKGYQWILSPLSGPQCRFHPTCSTYAVQAIERFGPLKGGWLAARRIASCHPWSRRPAIDPVPSHHHCHSRESGNPEP; this comes from the coding sequence ATGAAACGGGTGATGATTGCCCTGATTAAGGGGTATCAGTGGATTTTATCCCCTTTAAGCGGTCCGCAATGCCGGTTTCACCCCACTTGTTCCACCTATGCCGTGCAGGCGATTGAACGGTTTGGCCCGTTGAAGGGCGGATGGCTGGCGGCCCGGCGGATTGCGTCCTGTCATCCGTGGAGCCGCAGGCCCGCGATTGACCCGGTTCCGTCCCATCATCATTGTCATTCCCGCGAAAGCGGGAATCCAGAGCCATAA
- the rpmH gene encoding 50S ribosomal protein L34 — translation MKRTYQPSKLIRKRRHGFLSRMATKAGRLILNNRRAKGRKRLSA, via the coding sequence ATGAAGCGCACCTACCAACCGAGCAAACTGATCCGCAAGCGTCGCCACGGCTTCCTGAGCCGCATGGCCACGAAAGCTGGCCGTTTGATTTTGAACAACCGCCGCGCCAAGGGCCGCAAGCGCCTGAGCGCTTAA
- a CDS encoding type IV secretion protein DotN gives MKYQDVIPVPGTNAAPGDAHPDKLTTACIFCAQCFDLERVSDMRSGVLIWLPEIDQAALHHMARAIYVARISQGGVANAARQALDVIMQRREDVRARLGTDDPYILAQVMKDYLTERHYQGRASKLDGVRLFPLDRRIIKEADLEFNQFPQILAYWRSKDGPFAGRLPAQWPSLLADIRTAA, from the coding sequence ATGAAATATCAGGATGTGATTCCGGTGCCGGGAACAAACGCGGCGCCTGGTGACGCACATCCGGACAAATTGACGACGGCCTGCATTTTCTGCGCCCAGTGTTTCGATCTGGAGCGGGTCTCGGACATGCGGTCCGGTGTTCTTATCTGGTTGCCGGAAATTGATCAGGCGGCCTTGCACCATATGGCGCGGGCGATTTATGTGGCGCGTATTTCACAGGGCGGCGTGGCCAATGCCGCGCGCCAGGCGCTGGACGTGATTATGCAGCGGCGCGAAGATGTGCGCGCCCGTTTGGGTACCGATGATCCCTACATTCTGGCGCAGGTGATGAAGGATTATCTGACCGAACGCCATTATCAGGGGCGCGCCTCCAAACTGGATGGTGTACGTCTGTTCCCGTTGGACCGCCGGATTATCAAGGAAGCGGATCTGGAATTTAACCAGTTCCCGCAAATTCTGGCGTATTGGCGGTCGAAAGACGGGCCGTTTGCCGGGCGGTTGCCGGCGCAATGGCCATCTTTGCTGGCGGACATACGCACCGCAGCATAA
- a CDS encoding outer membrane protein has product MNKHTAIILTFMTMATVLGNVAPARAMTENGIPFADFKGLSTSVASFHRWIDNPMNKTPPTYADHSRDIPTDNAEQNADDDSHPFAESIGLQLGTWSVTGEHTTRSASFAASSGGGDVQTQMGLVQLSYDFNLGPDSRAKPYVSAGAGVATHEIWKGGINTNGLDVDDRVVTPAWQVGGGMNYRLTDQLWFNGDYRFTGTPSLRDDGYNLGGNDHQMRMGVTYEMSADRIVARTPGAADRAPPPPFAE; this is encoded by the coding sequence ATGAACAAACACACCGCGATAATCCTGACATTCATGACGATGGCCACCGTGCTGGGCAATGTGGCCCCCGCACGCGCTATGACAGAGAACGGCATTCCGTTCGCCGATTTCAAGGGACTCAGCACATCGGTTGCCAGCTTCCACCGCTGGATCGACAACCCGATGAATAAAACGCCGCCCACATATGCGGATCATTCAAGGGACATCCCCACAGACAACGCCGAACAGAATGCAGATGATGACTCACACCCGTTTGCTGAATCCATCGGGCTGCAACTGGGCACATGGTCGGTCACAGGGGAACACACCACGCGCAGCGCATCCTTTGCCGCGTCATCCGGTGGCGGCGACGTCCAAACCCAAATGGGCCTTGTCCAATTGTCCTATGATTTTAACCTGGGCCCGGATTCACGCGCCAAACCCTATGTCAGCGCCGGGGCCGGCGTTGCCACCCATGAAATATGGAAGGGGGGCATCAACACCAACGGGCTGGATGTCGATGACCGCGTTGTCACACCCGCATGGCAGGTGGGCGGGGGCATGAATTACCGCCTGACCGATCAGCTTTGGTTCAATGGGGATTACCGCTTTACCGGCACGCCGTCGCTGCGTGATGATGGATATAATCTGGGTGGGAATGATCACCAGATGCGGATGGGCGTAACCTATGAAATGTCCGCCGACCGCATCGTGGCCAGAACGCCGGGTGCGGCGGATCGTGCCCCGCCACCACCCTTTGCCGAGTAA
- a CDS encoding P-II family nitrogen regulator has translation MKMVMAVIKPFKLDDVREALLAIGVEGMTVTEVRGYGRQRGQSDKGSADGAKAEAAPTLLSKVKIEVAIADGLEDKVIKAISKAANTGRIGDGKIFVYDLSHTVRIRTGEKDEAAL, from the coding sequence ATGAAGATGGTGATGGCCGTAATCAAACCGTTCAAACTGGACGATGTGCGCGAAGCCCTGCTGGCCATAGGTGTCGAAGGCATGACCGTAACCGAAGTGCGCGGCTATGGCCGTCAGCGCGGCCAGTCTGACAAAGGATCTGCCGATGGGGCCAAGGCTGAAGCCGCCCCGACCCTGCTGTCCAAAGTCAAAATCGAAGTGGCGATTGCCGATGGCCTGGAAGACAAGGTGATCAAGGCGATTTCCAAGGCCGCGAATACAGGCCGTATCGGCGATGGAAAAATCTTCGTCTACGACCTGTCCCACACGGTGCGCATTCGTACCGGGGAAAAAGACGAAGCTGCGCTGTAA
- a CDS encoding UbiH/UbiF/VisC/COQ6 family ubiquinone biosynthesis hydroxylase codes for MAQTQEPPPIMHSNQRRTAKGPTTNTHDVIIIGGGLAGGTLAALLGTHGIHVACIDRDNPKATLDAGFDGRTTAISWGSQKILRAAGVWDALEPHGCAIRDIEILDGDSPTLLHFAADEVGGESFGWIIENRLIRSALFDRMAALKTVDHIAPAGALSFERDDDSISIILDDGRMLSAALLIGADGRGSKTREWMGIEQRFWAYDQTAIVCTARHEAPHNHIAVEHFRSEGPFAILPMQDDADGTHRSSIVWTVHGKDVNDILAYSQDVFDAALTARFPDRYGSVQQMGKRFSFPLTLNHAHDYIADRMALVADAGHGIHPIAGQGLNLGLRDIAVLADLIVDAHAAGDDIGHADLLQSYQRQRRADNMAMAGTTDTLNKLFSNRSRTLSLARKIGLRAVSRIKPVKNFFMHQAMGAAGLLPDLIRDAQRKI; via the coding sequence ATGGCCCAGACACAGGAGCCACCCCCGATTATGCACAGCAATCAACGCCGCACTGCGAAAGGCCCAACCACAAACACCCACGACGTCATTATTATCGGCGGCGGGTTGGCGGGCGGAACACTGGCGGCCCTGCTTGGCACGCATGGCATCCATGTTGCCTGTATCGACCGGGATAACCCAAAGGCGACATTGGATGCCGGGTTTGATGGCCGCACCACCGCCATTTCGTGGGGATCGCAAAAAATCCTGCGCGCGGCCGGTGTGTGGGACGCATTAGAACCACACGGATGCGCGATCCGCGACATTGAAATTCTGGATGGGGACAGCCCGACCCTGTTGCATTTCGCCGCGGACGAAGTGGGCGGTGAAAGTTTCGGATGGATCATTGAAAACCGCTTGATCCGCTCCGCCTTGTTTGACCGCATGGCCGCCTTGAAGACGGTCGATCACATTGCACCGGCGGGAGCGCTGTCCTTTGAACGCGATGACGATTCAATTTCCATCATTTTGGATGATGGCCGCATGCTGAGCGCCGCTTTATTGATTGGTGCCGATGGGCGCGGATCAAAAACGCGCGAATGGATGGGCATCGAACAACGGTTCTGGGCCTATGACCAAACCGCAATTGTTTGCACCGCCCGTCACGAGGCTCCGCACAACCACATCGCCGTTGAACATTTCCGCAGTGAAGGCCCCTTCGCCATCCTGCCGATGCAGGATGATGCGGATGGTACACACCGTTCCTCCATCGTCTGGACTGTGCATGGCAAAGACGTGAACGATATTTTGGCCTATTCACAGGATGTGTTTGATGCCGCGCTGACCGCGCGCTTCCCGGACCGGTATGGATCGGTGCAACAGATGGGCAAGCGGTTTTCATTTCCCCTGACCCTGAACCATGCGCATGATTATATTGCGGACCGCATGGCGCTGGTCGCCGATGCGGGCCATGGCATTCATCCGATTGCGGGACAAGGGTTGAATTTAGGCCTGCGTGATATTGCGGTGCTGGCCGATTTGATCGTCGATGCGCACGCGGCCGGGGATGACATTGGACATGCCGATCTTCTGCAATCCTATCAACGGCAACGGCGCGCCGATAACATGGCCATGGCGGGAACGACGGATACGCTGAACAAATTGTTTTCGAACCGGTCCCGCACATTGTCGCTGGCGCGCAAGATTGGATTGCGCGCTGTATCACGCATCAAGCCCGTCAAAAATTTCTTTATGCATCAGGCCATGGGCGCGGCTGGATTGCTGCCCGATTTGATCCGGGATGCGCAACGGAAAATTTAA
- a CDS encoding icmB, with product MASYLQKLLMPFQVALRKSVESFIRLETADDEYTLVAEDGSLISVVKVDGSRQVIGDEEYKFLVDAATIKIGARFDRAGQALQVFFVRDPDRVVPYLNRQIRPSRQTAEASDLDLNDLFDERVRHMSRYLSYEECYFVLWTRPSVLSKTEMERAGKESKEKVWINAGYGQNPLAALDALRNRHKSYVTSILSALDELGIKSTLLEVHDALRAVRDNLYPDKANEKWRASLPGDPIAPRAPLSSADMSDVIWPPLRQQLAVGDARIVNESVVQMGDSLWAGADMTLGPMEASPFPMLLNRLFDAGIPYRISFLIEGGGAQAMAFRAFAATILGVTNALNKQIKYSLEGLEAMSRNEPVVRLRVSFATWAPRDRMDLVQDRLSTLVQAVESWGYCQVSEFSGDPLDCVMSSAMGIHCAGTAPPAVAPMREVMKLLPWQRPSSPFEFGAMLFRTPDGKAWPYQTGTNLTTTWFDLIFAQPGAGKSVLVNTLNLGTCLSPGLSKLPYVAVIDIGPSSSGLISLVKEALPPNRAHEAAYYRLQMAHQYAVNPFDTQLGCRQPLMDERSYLVELLTLLCTPPGHEKPYDGIQQLAGMVVDEMYRWRDDVAANAEPRPYLPRLDNEVDDAIQKYNIHLPADPYWWDVVDKMFDIGQYHIAALAQRHAVPTLSDAITASRRPQIRSLLEETSVGFSSETVINAFERMITSATREYPILSSVTQFDISNTRVCSLDLMDVCPQGDETADRQTSIMYMLARHVLVRSWWMGMDSLQFIPEKYRLYHEQKLQDLAETPKRLCYDEFHRTSSSSAVRGQVIRDVREGRKRGVQIVLASQLLDDFDDDMIDLATGVWVLGAAISETAVDNIRDRFGLSDTAKNIIRFKLTGPRAGGAPALFVLGTNEGRYEQHLINTLGPVELWALSTSAEDVVIRNRLYTRLGAGRARQMLAANFPGGSARSEIKRRVMMRADKGEAKSALMSAVMEEIVEELVAAGKQKLDKSEVNT from the coding sequence ATGGCTTCATATTTACAAAAATTGCTGATGCCGTTTCAGGTGGCACTGCGCAAATCAGTTGAAAGTTTCATTCGCCTGGAAACGGCGGATGATGAATACACGCTGGTGGCCGAAGACGGCTCCCTGATTTCCGTGGTCAAGGTGGATGGCAGCCGTCAGGTCATTGGTGATGAGGAATATAAATTCCTGGTCGATGCCGCGACCATTAAAATCGGCGCGCGATTTGATCGCGCTGGCCAAGCATTACAAGTTTTCTTTGTGCGCGATCCGGACCGGGTTGTGCCTTACCTCAACCGCCAAATTCGCCCCAGCCGTCAAACGGCGGAGGCGAGCGATCTGGATTTGAACGATCTGTTTGATGAGCGCGTGCGCCATATGTCGCGCTATCTGTCGTATGAAGAATGCTATTTCGTTTTGTGGACGCGCCCGAGCGTGCTCAGCAAAACGGAGATGGAACGCGCGGGCAAAGAGTCCAAGGAAAAAGTCTGGATCAATGCGGGCTATGGCCAGAATCCGCTCGCTGCGCTGGATGCCTTGCGCAACCGTCACAAAAGTTATGTGACATCCATTTTATCCGCATTGGATGAATTGGGAATCAAGAGCACGTTGCTCGAGGTGCATGACGCCCTGCGCGCTGTGCGTGACAATTTATATCCGGACAAGGCCAATGAAAAATGGCGGGCCAGTTTGCCCGGCGATCCAATCGCCCCGCGCGCGCCGCTGAGCAGTGCGGATATGTCCGATGTGATTTGGCCCCCGTTGCGTCAGCAATTGGCGGTGGGTGATGCACGGATTGTCAACGAATCCGTCGTGCAGATGGGCGACAGTCTGTGGGCCGGGGCGGATATGACGCTGGGCCCGATGGAAGCCAGCCCGTTCCCGATGTTGCTGAACCGCCTGTTCGATGCGGGGATTCCGTACCGCATTTCGTTCTTGATCGAAGGGGGTGGCGCACAGGCGATGGCGTTCCGCGCGTTTGCGGCGACCATTCTGGGTGTAACCAATGCGCTGAACAAGCAAATCAAATACTCCCTCGAGGGACTAGAGGCGATGTCGCGCAACGAACCGGTTGTGCGTTTGCGTGTCTCCTTTGCCACCTGGGCGCCGCGGGACCGGATGGATCTGGTGCAGGATCGGTTGTCCACGCTGGTGCAGGCGGTTGAATCCTGGGGCTATTGTCAGGTCAGTGAATTTTCCGGCGATCCGCTGGATTGCGTAATGTCATCCGCTATGGGGATTCATTGTGCCGGTACGGCACCGCCGGCCGTTGCGCCGATGCGCGAAGTGATGAAATTGCTGCCATGGCAACGCCCGTCCAGCCCGTTTGAATTTGGTGCGATGCTGTTCCGCACGCCGGATGGTAAGGCGTGGCCGTATCAAACGGGTACAAACCTGACCACCACCTGGTTCGATCTGATTTTCGCCCAGCCGGGTGCGGGTAAATCGGTTCTGGTCAACACGCTGAACCTGGGCACTTGCTTGTCGCCGGGTCTGTCGAAACTGCCTTATGTTGCGGTTATCGATATTGGTCCGTCGTCATCCGGTCTGATCTCGCTGGTGAAGGAAGCTCTGCCACCCAACCGCGCGCACGAAGCGGCCTATTACCGTCTGCAAATGGCGCACCAATATGCGGTCAACCCGTTTGACACCCAGTTGGGTTGCCGCCAGCCGTTGATGGATGAGCGCAGCTATCTGGTCGAATTGCTGACCCTGCTGTGTACGCCGCCGGGCCATGAAAAGCCCTATGACGGGATTCAGCAATTGGCCGGTATGGTGGTCGATGAAATGTATCGCTGGCGCGATGATGTCGCGGCGAATGCCGAACCGCGCCCCTATCTGCCGCGTCTGGATAACGAAGTCGATGACGCGATCCAGAAGTACAACATCCATCTGCCCGCCGATCCGTATTGGTGGGATGTGGTCGATAAGATGTTTGATATCGGCCAATACCACATTGCCGCGCTGGCCCAGCGTCACGCCGTTCCGACCCTGTCCGATGCGATCACGGCGTCCCGCCGCCCGCAAATCCGATCCCTGCTGGAAGAAACATCCGTGGGGTTCAGTTCGGAAACCGTGATCAACGCGTTTGAACGGATGATTACCTCCGCCACGCGCGAATATCCGATTTTATCATCGGTGACTCAGTTTGATATCAGTAACACACGCGTCTGCTCGCTCGACCTGATGGATGTGTGCCCGCAGGGTGATGAAACGGCCGATCGCCAGACCTCCATCATGTACATGCTGGCGCGTCACGTGTTGGTGCGCAGCTGGTGGATGGGCATGGATTCTCTGCAATTCATCCCGGAAAAATATCGCCTGTATCACGAACAAAAATTGCAGGATCTGGCCGAAACGCCGAAACGGCTGTGCTATGACGAATTCCACCGGACGTCCAGTTCCTCCGCCGTGCGTGGACAGGTGATCCGTGACGTGCGCGAAGGTCGTAAACGCGGTGTGCAGATCGTACTGGCGTCGCAATTGCTGGACGACTTTGATGACGACATGATCGATCTGGCCACCGGCGTGTGGGTTCTGGGTGCGGCCATTTCTGAAACGGCGGTTGATAATATTCGTGATCGCTTCGGCCTGTCGGATACGGCGAAGAATATTATTCGCTTTAAGTTGACGGGTCCGCGCGCGGGCGGGGCTCCGGCCCTGTTCGTTCTGGGCACGAACGAAGGGCGCTATGAACAGCATCTGATCAACACGCTCGGTCCGGTAGAATTGTGGGCCTTGTCGACCTCGGCAGAGGACGTGGTGATCCGGAACCGTTTGTATACGCGCCTTGGCGCTGGCCGGGCACGGCAAATGCTGGCCGCCAACTTCCCCGGCGGCAGCGCACGCAGTGAAATCAAGCGCCGCGTGATGATGCGCGCCGATAAAGGTGAGGCTAAATCCGCCCTGATGTCCGCCGTGATGGAGGAAATCGTCGAGGAACTGGTCGCCGCCGGTAAGCAAAAACTGGATAAATCCGAAGTGAATACGTAA
- the rnpA gene encoding ribonuclease P protein component, giving the protein MLVKRKDMTMIGRLKRRSDFLRVGASGQKWVSPTVIIQIADSPAESGAESLVSGPNYGLTVTKKTEKTAVGRNRIKRRLRAAMASALTGEHADLKRTDIVVIGRLAAETAPFDQLVKDIRWCLRRLRGKQTEKSQ; this is encoded by the coding sequence ATGCTGGTGAAACGCAAAGACATGACTATGATCGGCCGCCTGAAAAGGCGGTCTGATTTTTTGCGCGTGGGCGCCAGCGGCCAGAAATGGGTGTCGCCCACCGTGATTATCCAGATTGCGGATTCCCCTGCTGAATCTGGGGCTGAATCTTTGGTTTCTGGCCCGAATTATGGCCTGACCGTCACCAAAAAAACGGAAAAGACGGCCGTGGGCCGCAACCGGATCAAGCGCCGCCTGCGCGCCGCCATGGCCAGTGCGCTGACCGGGGAACATGCCGACCTGAAACGCACGGATATTGTGGTTATTGGTCGTTTGGCCGCCGAAACCGCCCCGTTTGACCAATTGGTGAAGGATATTCGGTGGTGTTTGCGCCGTTTGCGCGGGAAACAGACGGAAAAATCCCAATGA